The Pseudomonadota bacterium genome includes the window CCCGATGTCGCTCAAGCGCGGCATCGACAAGGCGGTGGTGTCGATCATCGAGGGGCTCGCCGGCATGAGCAAGAAGGTCAGCGGCCGCACCGAGATCGCGCAGGTCGGCACGATCAGCGCGAACGGCGAGGTGGCGATCGGCGAGATGATCGCCGAGGCGATGGAGAAGGTCGGCAAGGAGGGCGTGATCACGATCGAGGAGGCCAAGGCGATGGAGTCCACGATGGAGGTCGTGGAGGGGATGCAGTTCGACCGCGGCTACCTCTCGCCCTACTTCATCACCGATCCCGAGCGGATGGAGACGGTCTACGAGGACGCGCTCATCCTGATCCACGAGAAGAAG containing:
- the groEL gene encoding chaperonin GroEL, coding for MAAKQIIFEQSARNHILKGVNTLANAVKVTLGPKGRNVVIEKSWGSPLVTKDGVTVAKEIELEDKFENMGAQMVKEVASKTSDVAGDGTTTATVLAQAIYREGSKLVTAGHNPMSLKRGIDKAVVSIIEGLAGMSKKVSGRTEIAQVGTISANGEVAIGEMIAEAMEKVGKEGVITIEEAKAMESTMEVVEGMQFDRGYLSPYFITDPERMETVYEDALILIHEKK